Proteins found in one Arvicola amphibius chromosome 18, mArvAmp1.2, whole genome shotgun sequence genomic segment:
- the Hspd1 gene encoding 60 kDa heat shock protein, mitochondrial → MLRLPTVLRQMRPVSRALAPHLTRAYAKDVKFGADARALMLQGVDLLADAVAVTMGPKGRTVIIEQSWGSPKVTKDGVTVAKSIDLKDKYKNIGAKLVQDVANNTNEEAGDGTTTATVLARSIAKEGFEKISKGANPVEIRRGVMLAVDAVIAELKKQSKPVTTPEEIAQVATISANGDKDIGNIISDAMKKVGRKGVITVKDGKTLNDELEIIEGMKFDRGYISPYFINTSKGQKCEFQDAYVLLSEKKISSVQSIVPALEIANAHRKPLVIIAEDVDGEALSTLVLNRLKVGLQVVAVKAPGFGDNRKNQLKDMAIATGGAVFGEEGLNLNLEDVQAHDLGKVGEVIVTKDDAMLLKGKGDKAQIEKRIQEITEQLDITTSEYEKEKLNERLAKLSDGVAVLKVGGTSDVEVNEKKDRVTDALNATRAAVEEGIVLGGGCALLRCIPALDSLKPSNEDQKIGIDIIKRALKIPAMTIAKNAGVEGSLIVEKILQSSSEVGYDAMLGEFVNMVEKGIIDPTKVVRTALLDAAGVASLLTTAEAVVTEIPKEEKDPGMGAMGGMGGGMGGGMF, encoded by the exons ATGCTTCGACTACCCACAGTCCTTCGCCAGATGAGACCAGTGTCCCGGGCACTGGCTCCTCATCTCACTCGGGCCTATGCCAAAGATGTAAAATTTGGTGCGGATGCTCGAGCCTTAATGCTTCAAGGTGTAGACCTTTTAGCCGACGCTGTAGCTGTTACCATGGGGCCAAAG GGGAGGACGGTGATCATCGAGCAGAGCTGGGGAAGTCCCAAAGTCACGAAAGATGGGGTCACTGTGGCAAAGTCGATTGATTTGAAggacaaatacaaaaatatcGGAGCTAAACTTGTTCAAGACGTTGCCAACAACACAAATGAAGAGGCTGGGGATGGCACTACCACGGCTACTGTTCTGGCACGTTCTATTGCCAAGGAGGGCTTTGAGAAGATCAGCAAAGGGGCCAACCCAGTAGAAATCCGGAGAG GTGTGATGCTGGCTGTTGATGCTGTGATTGCTGAGTTGAAGAAACAATCTAAGCCTGTGACGACCCCCGAAGAAATTGCTCAG gttgCTACAATTTCTGCAAATGGAGACAAAGACATTGGAAACATCATTTCTGATGCAATGAAGAAGGTGGGACGGAAGGGTGTCATCACGGTGAAG GATGGAAAAACCCTGAATGATGAGTTAGAAATTATTGAAGGCATGAAGTTTGACAGAGGATATATTTCCCCATATTTTATTAACACATCAAAAG GTCAGAAATGTGAATTCCAAGATGCCTATGTTCTGTTGAGTGAAAAGAAGATTTCTAGTGTGCAGTCCATTGTACCCGCTCTGGAAATTGCCAATGCTCATCGGAAGCCTTTGGTCATCATTGCTGAGGACGTTGATGGAGAAGCTCTAAGCACACTGGTCTTGAACAG GCTGAAAGTGGGCCTTCAGGTGGTGGCAGTCAAGGCGCCAGGGTTTGGGGACAACAGGAAGAACCAGCTTAAAGATATGGCTATTGCTACTGGTGGTGCG GTATTTGGAGAAGAGGGGTTGAATCTAAACCTTGAAGATGTTCAAGCTCATGACTTAGGAAAAGTTGGAGAGGTCATTGTCACTAAAGATGACGCCATGCTTTTGAAAGGAAAAGGTGACAAGGCTCAAATTGAGAAACGCATCCAGGAGATCACTGAGCAGCTGGACATCACCACTAGTGAATACGAAAAGGAGAAGCTGAACGAGCGGCTCGCAAAACTCTCAGATGGAGTAGCTGTATTGAAG GTTGGAGGAACAAGCGATGTTGAGGTGaatgagaagaaagacagagttaCAGATGCTCTCAATGCCACACGAGCAGCTGTGGAAGAGGGCATCGTGCTAGGCGGGGGCTGCGCTCTGCTTCGCTGCATCCCGGCCTTGGATTCCCTAAAGCCTTCTAATGAGGATCAGAAAATAG GTATAGACATTATTAAAAGAGCACTCAAAATTCCCGCAATGACCATTGCTAAGAATGCAGGTGTTGAAGGGTCTTTGATAGTTGAGAAGATTCTACAGAGTTCCTCGGAAGTTGGGTATGATGCTATGCTCGGGGAATTTGTGAACATGGTGGAAAAGGGAATCATTGATCCGACAAAG GTCGTAAGAACTGCTTTACTGGATGCTGCTGGGGTGGCCTCCTTGCTAACGACAGCAGAAGCTGTAGTGACCGAAATTCCTAAAGAAGAGAAGGACCCTGGAATGGGCGCgatggggggaatgggaggggggatgggaggtGGCATGTTCTGA